The following proteins are encoded in a genomic region of Gimesia algae:
- a CDS encoding DUF1559 domain-containing protein: protein MLSRYRKKRAFTLIELLVVIAIIAILIALLLPAVQQAREAARRSQCKNNLKQIGLAIHNYHDAHTALPLGVRFPNLVSPLVAILPFLDQANVQNIYDFDLGYSDPSNIEAINKTLPVYLCPSMVIPRAVPTQICGEEGGPTSYGLSTGTDEQGDDGLFEGRGGMGTGYMPPYITRVYRFRDITDGMSNTIMGGEFNYNLKDYTWSSCSGDASKVGTTRWGYSRWSSSYPGASLGNTGGQFNAKTGSGISLWRSDHVGGGHFVLADGSVRFVSENIDAGTLDALATRAGGEVIGEF, encoded by the coding sequence ATGCTATCCCGCTATCGCAAGAAACGCGCCTTCACACTGATTGAGCTACTCGTCGTCATCGCGATCATCGCAATTCTGATCGCCTTACTGCTCCCCGCCGTCCAGCAGGCACGCGAAGCAGCCCGCCGTAGCCAATGTAAAAATAATCTGAAACAAATTGGCCTGGCGATTCATAATTATCACGATGCTCATACAGCATTACCTCTGGGAGTTCGTTTTCCGAATTTGGTGAGCCCCCTTGTGGCGATCCTTCCTTTTCTAGATCAGGCGAATGTCCAGAATATCTATGACTTTGATTTAGGTTACAGTGATCCATCTAATATCGAAGCAATCAATAAAACGCTACCGGTTTACCTCTGTCCTTCCATGGTAATTCCTCGTGCTGTTCCGACTCAAATCTGTGGTGAAGAAGGGGGGCCTACCAGCTACGGCCTTTCTACTGGTACCGACGAACAAGGCGATGACGGTTTGTTCGAGGGACGCGGCGGAATGGGAACAGGATACATGCCTCCTTATATCACCCGTGTTTATCGCTTCCGTGATATTACTGATGGTATGTCGAACACGATTATGGGCGGAGAGTTTAACTATAATTTAAAAGATTATACATGGAGCAGCTGCAGTGGTGATGCCAGTAAAGTTGGCACAACACGCTGGGGTTATTCACGCTGGTCATCTTCCTACCCGGGTGCTTCATTAGGTAATACTGGTGGTCAATTCAATGCAAAAACAGGATCGGGTATTTCACTCTGGCGAAGCGACCATGTCGGCGGGGGGCATTTTGTCCTGGCGGATGGTTCCGTACGTTTTGTCAGCGAAAATATTGACGCAGGCACACTAGACGCTTTAGCCACTCGTGCTGGTGGTGAAGTCATTGGAGAATTCTAA
- a CDS encoding DUF3386 family protein, with protein MKLYELIQKELKCWGLAGLIVLLTLSTTIQWSPARDQPRLVSNPNKVAATQLYQKVREARATWRDFPGFTADVRVQYNGKSTTGKLTADKDFKLNLTLKDNSLSEWSLPKLNSVIGHRKYRKQEPIPATFADDEVNHPLGRLVNIDGKSVSFRLRGDVMTEVHRRSDKSWFTISTLDVWRTKENEILPRDTSVIYRDPKSGSITGNRSNTFAFTRIGNFDLPSHMLTVETGEKFERNVGSITLSNHRLASPESLSQAQSR; from the coding sequence ATGAAGTTGTATGAACTAATTCAGAAAGAGTTAAAATGTTGGGGGCTGGCTGGCTTAATTGTCCTGCTCACACTGTCCACAACCATTCAGTGGTCACCAGCCCGGGATCAACCCAGGCTGGTTTCCAATCCCAATAAAGTAGCTGCCACTCAGTTGTACCAGAAAGTCCGGGAAGCCCGGGCCACCTGGCGCGACTTCCCCGGCTTCACAGCCGATGTCCGCGTCCAGTACAATGGTAAAAGTACGACTGGCAAGCTCACGGCTGACAAAGATTTCAAACTGAATCTGACCCTGAAAGACAATTCGTTGTCCGAGTGGAGCCTGCCTAAACTGAACTCCGTGATCGGTCATCGTAAGTACCGCAAGCAGGAACCCATCCCGGCTACGTTTGCTGATGATGAAGTGAATCACCCCCTGGGCCGACTGGTCAACATTGATGGCAAAAGCGTATCGTTTCGACTGCGGGGTGATGTCATGACCGAAGTCCATCGTCGTTCGGACAAATCCTGGTTCACGATTTCCACCTTGGATGTCTGGCGTACGAAAGAAAATGAAATACTGCCCCGCGATACCTCAGTGATCTATCGCGATCCCAAATCAGGGAGCATTACAGGCAATCGCAGCAATACGTTTGCATTCACCCGCATCGGAAACTTCGATCTGCCATCCCACATGCTGACCGTCGAAACCGGTGAGAAATTTGAACGAAATGTCGGTTCAATCACACTCTCCAATCATCGTTTAGCTTCGCCTGAATCATTGTCTCAGGCTCAATCCAGATAA
- a CDS encoding Kelch repeat-containing protein: MKTFQWTAAVICLLAASITNQAFAHFLWLLPQAEGKNNAAKVQLYFGEAAEPDDPDLLKPLTGIKVWEKNAKGKLETYSLTAGDDSLFITPAPKGAGRAAYGLSHTYGVITRGESQFLLQYYAKTYPQKSQRVWSKISCTEQLPLDIVPTLKGDEVTLQVNWEGKPQADIELKIIGPKTSDSTVTAATNAKGQHQLKLAEGVYSIRAKFVQEKKGEHKEDKYDSVRHYSTLTLPFVAVAENNKTAAASEAASDSKYPHLPEGISSFGAAVSGDYLYVYSGHIGRAHAHSAENLSKNFQRLNLKQPAKWESLPIKTPLQGLAMAPHGESVYRVGGLSAYNKKDEDSLMESLPTVERFSPDKKAWEAVTDMPTGRSSHDSVFLGDNLYVVGGWTMRKGDESIWQDEMLVLDATQEKPEWKTIKQPFQRRALSAAAHQGKIYAMGGIDADGDISHEVDVFSPETGKWTKGPELPGSTMNGFGTTAWSIDGNLYFSGMDGGVFQLDQKNNSWKKAGTLATPRFFHRLLPDGNGGLLAIGGASRKGHLKTIEQVKLD; this comes from the coding sequence ATGAAGACTTTTCAATGGACCGCAGCTGTCATCTGTCTGCTGGCTGCTTCAATTACTAATCAGGCATTCGCGCATTTTCTCTGGCTCCTGCCTCAAGCAGAAGGAAAAAATAATGCCGCCAAGGTTCAACTATATTTCGGTGAAGCAGCCGAACCCGATGATCCGGATCTGCTCAAACCACTGACCGGTATTAAAGTCTGGGAGAAAAACGCCAAAGGCAAGCTGGAAACGTACTCGCTCACCGCCGGTGATGACTCACTGTTCATCACACCAGCCCCCAAGGGAGCAGGACGCGCCGCTTACGGTCTGAGCCACACCTATGGCGTTATCACTCGTGGAGAGAGTCAGTTTCTCCTCCAGTATTATGCCAAAACCTATCCCCAGAAAAGCCAGCGTGTCTGGAGTAAAATCTCCTGCACCGAACAACTGCCGCTGGATATTGTCCCTACCCTCAAAGGGGACGAAGTCACTCTGCAGGTTAACTGGGAGGGCAAACCACAGGCAGATATCGAACTCAAAATCATCGGCCCCAAAACCAGTGATTCCACAGTCACTGCTGCCACCAACGCCAAAGGCCAGCATCAGTTGAAACTGGCTGAAGGTGTTTACTCCATCCGGGCAAAATTCGTCCAGGAGAAAAAAGGCGAACACAAAGAGGACAAATATGATAGCGTGCGTCATTACTCCACTTTGACTCTCCCCTTTGTCGCAGTCGCTGAAAACAACAAAACAGCAGCCGCTTCTGAAGCTGCTAGCGACAGCAAATACCCTCACCTGCCCGAAGGGATTTCCAGTTTCGGTGCCGCCGTCAGTGGAGATTATCTCTACGTTTACAGCGGTCACATCGGTCGTGCTCACGCTCATAGTGCTGAAAACCTTTCGAAGAATTTTCAGCGTCTCAATCTCAAACAACCTGCCAAATGGGAATCACTGCCGATCAAAACCCCGCTGCAGGGTTTAGCGATGGCTCCTCACGGTGAAAGCGTCTACCGTGTTGGCGGACTCTCTGCTTACAACAAAAAAGACGAAGACTCCCTGATGGAATCGCTGCCGACCGTCGAACGGTTTTCTCCTGATAAGAAAGCCTGGGAAGCTGTCACAGACATGCCCACCGGTCGGTCTTCTCATGACTCCGTCTTTTTAGGCGACAATTTATATGTTGTCGGTGGCTGGACCATGCGAAAAGGGGACGAATCAATCTGGCAGGATGAGATGCTGGTTCTCGACGCCACTCAGGAAAAACCAGAGTGGAAAACCATCAAACAACCATTCCAGCGTAGAGCACTCTCCGCAGCTGCACATCAGGGTAAAATCTACGCCATGGGGGGCATCGACGCTGATGGCGACATCAGTCATGAAGTCGACGTCTTTTCTCCTGAAACCGGAAAATGGACCAAAGGCCCTGAGCTTCCCGGAAGCACGATGAATGGCTTCGGAACCACTGCCTGGAGCATTGATGGCAACCTGTATTTCAGTGGCATGGATGGTGGCGTCTTCCAGCTGGATCAGAAAAATAACAGCTGGAAAAAAGCAGGTACTCTGGCCACACCACGCTTTTTCCATCGACTACTGCCTGATGGTAATGGTGGTCTGCTCGCCATCGGCGGTGCTTCCCGAAAAGGACACCTCAAAACTATTGAGCAGGTCAAACTGGATTAG
- a CDS encoding RrF2 family transcriptional regulator: MISQTEAYALRAMTCLAFRFPDYMTRNQLSEAADVPHAYLPKIMLELNRTGLIRSQRGQNGGYALIPTPQEISLLDVIKSIKAGSQRELYQWNSDTSNEIRQLDQHLNHTFSMLETSLEQTSLADIFNNSNRPTTEVTDRVQ; the protein is encoded by the coding sequence ATGATATCTCAAACCGAAGCATATGCTCTGCGAGCTATGACCTGCCTGGCATTTCGTTTTCCCGATTATATGACTCGAAATCAACTGTCCGAGGCGGCAGACGTCCCCCATGCCTATCTCCCAAAAATCATGCTGGAACTGAATCGCACTGGCCTGATCCGCTCGCAGCGGGGACAGAATGGCGGCTATGCTTTGATTCCGACTCCACAGGAAATCTCGTTACTCGATGTGATTAAATCAATCAAAGCAGGATCTCAGCGCGAGTTGTATCAGTGGAACTCGGATACTTCGAACGAAATCCGACAACTCGATCAGCATCTGAATCACACTTTTTCCATGTTGGAGACCAGTCTCGAACAGACATCCCTGGCCGACATCTTTAACAATTCAAACCGACCAACGACTGAGGTAACTGATCGTGTTCAATAA
- a CDS encoding outer membrane protein assembly factor BamB family protein — translation MFNNKHCLLLTTIVLMNAASTQAADTWTGFRGTGSNISTATNLPLNWSPAQGIRWKQTVPGYGQSSPVVWKDHIFVTSIEGPQQEKCFIQAFGLTNGKLLWSKEYPASQTKKTSSMVSRAAPTPAVDEQGIYAFFESGDVIACSHDGETLWQRSLVKDYGPFVSNHGIGNSLAQTQDQLIVLTAHDGPSYLLSLDKKTGKNLWKTDREEGVAWTSPVIADRAGTPEIIVSAKGTVTGYQGITGELLWTLSGISGNTIPSASVFDDYILIGAATDRRNPNAAKASESNCCLKLVTKDGKPTYEIVWKAEKAVSYYCTPLAYEGCAYFVNKVGVVYCLDLKTGKQIYAERLSGPCWSSPLAAGNRIYFFTKKGTTDVVKPGSEFKLLASNELFADEPEKPAPKDSSQTGRGSGGGYPQLGPTIYGVAAVDQALLIRTGTELYCIEAQGK, via the coding sequence GTGTTCAATAATAAACACTGCCTGCTCTTAACTACGATCGTCTTGATGAACGCTGCATCTACACAAGCTGCAGACACCTGGACCGGATTCCGTGGCACGGGCTCCAACATTTCCACCGCCACAAATCTCCCATTAAACTGGTCTCCCGCTCAGGGAATCCGCTGGAAGCAGACCGTGCCCGGTTATGGGCAGTCTTCACCCGTCGTCTGGAAAGATCACATTTTCGTCACTTCCATTGAAGGCCCTCAACAGGAAAAATGTTTCATCCAGGCCTTTGGACTGACGAACGGAAAACTGCTCTGGAGCAAAGAATACCCGGCCAGCCAGACTAAAAAGACTTCGTCCATGGTCTCGCGTGCTGCACCCACGCCCGCTGTGGACGAGCAGGGTATCTATGCCTTCTTTGAAAGCGGTGACGTCATCGCCTGTTCGCATGACGGGGAAACACTCTGGCAGCGGTCCCTGGTAAAAGATTACGGTCCCTTTGTCAGTAATCACGGGATCGGCAATTCACTCGCGCAGACGCAAGATCAGCTGATTGTCTTAACCGCCCATGATGGTCCTTCCTATCTCTTGTCGCTCGATAAAAAGACGGGGAAGAATCTCTGGAAAACCGACCGGGAAGAAGGCGTCGCCTGGACATCCCCCGTCATCGCCGATCGTGCTGGCACCCCCGAAATCATCGTCAGTGCCAAAGGGACGGTCACAGGCTACCAGGGAATCACCGGCGAGCTGCTCTGGACTCTGTCCGGAATCAGCGGAAATACCATTCCTTCTGCTTCTGTCTTTGATGACTATATTCTGATCGGTGCCGCCACCGATCGTCGTAACCCCAATGCAGCCAAAGCCAGTGAATCCAACTGCTGTCTGAAACTGGTTACGAAAGATGGTAAACCAACCTATGAAATCGTCTGGAAAGCGGAAAAAGCCGTCTCCTATTACTGCACGCCACTCGCCTATGAGGGCTGTGCCTACTTCGTAAATAAAGTCGGTGTCGTCTATTGCCTGGACCTTAAAACCGGTAAGCAGATCTATGCAGAACGACTGTCCGGCCCCTGCTGGAGTTCGCCGCTCGCCGCTGGTAACAGAATCTATTTCTTCACGAAAAAAGGGACTACTGATGTCGTTAAGCCCGGCTCCGAATTCAAATTGCTGGCCTCCAATGAACTCTTTGCTGACGAACCCGAAAAACCAGCACCCAAAGATAGTTCGCAAACAGGACGCGGCTCAGGAGGCGGTTATCCGCAGCTGGGGCCGACCATTTATGGCGTCGCAGCAGTAGACCAGGCCCTCTTGATTCGTACGGGCACAGAACTCTACTGCATCGAAGCGCAAGGTAAATAA
- the istA gene encoding IS21 family transposase encodes MLTVDDYGRIRRAHRDGMSIREIARTFHHSRRKIREVLHGAGQPQQYSQRQTQAAPRLGPFHETIRQILADDESQPPKQRHTAQRIFERLRDEHGYLGGYDAVCRFVRKHRTNKRETFIPLDHQPGQRLEADFGKIYVDFPDGRRRVSVLILVWSYSNAPFVIALPTERTEAILEGMVQAFEYFDRVPKEVWWDNPKTVADAVLSGRSRKINQRYAALASHYVFEPLFCLPASGNEKPVVENRVKTLQRKWSTPVPKMEDFEELNNYLRQCCLQEQQRLSSGKTETIGTRLEQDKQNAAGLPRHRFDPCIRREVKVNKYQFARFENVDYSVPRQCAFQTVSVKGYVDRVEMVFKGTVVATHQRSYEKGCQILNPLHYLAALGRRPAALDHSNVYRQWKLPPVFDELRERLENRHGLCAGAKQYVRVLQLLSAHPVQRVQKTIEQLRGPEGADADRIIRRVKRSTAHARNQPDFSPATLSKEELSRPEVLSVQVPCPSLNHFDLFLSTSTQGDHRAPTNNTEEKRSESTAAEQSQAVKVTGHECGVREVGPRSGQLKSDVRAISAAVD; translated from the coding sequence ATGCTTACGGTGGACGATTACGGACGTATACGGCGTGCTCATCGCGACGGGATGAGCATCCGGGAAATCGCTCGGACATTTCATCATTCACGGCGAAAGATCCGCGAAGTATTACACGGTGCAGGGCAACCGCAACAATATTCGCAGCGCCAGACTCAGGCGGCTCCCCGACTGGGCCCCTTCCATGAGACCATCCGACAGATTCTCGCCGATGATGAATCGCAACCACCCAAACAGCGGCACACAGCACAACGAATCTTTGAGCGACTGCGGGACGAGCACGGCTATCTCGGCGGTTACGATGCAGTTTGTCGATTCGTGCGGAAGCACCGAACCAATAAACGTGAAACATTCATCCCGCTTGATCACCAACCGGGCCAACGGCTGGAAGCCGACTTCGGCAAGATTTATGTCGATTTTCCCGACGGACGACGACGGGTTTCAGTGTTGATTCTGGTCTGGTCGTATTCCAACGCCCCCTTTGTGATCGCTCTACCGACGGAACGGACCGAAGCGATTCTGGAAGGCATGGTGCAGGCGTTCGAGTATTTTGATCGCGTTCCCAAAGAAGTCTGGTGGGACAACCCGAAAACGGTAGCCGACGCGGTGCTCAGCGGGCGGAGTCGCAAAATCAACCAACGTTATGCAGCCCTGGCAAGTCATTATGTCTTTGAACCACTGTTCTGCCTGCCGGCCAGCGGGAACGAAAAACCGGTCGTTGAGAATCGCGTGAAGACGTTGCAGCGGAAATGGTCGACTCCGGTTCCCAAGATGGAAGATTTCGAGGAACTCAACAACTATCTTCGGCAATGCTGCCTCCAGGAACAGCAGCGTCTCAGTAGTGGTAAGACAGAAACCATCGGCACACGATTGGAACAGGACAAACAAAACGCCGCCGGGTTGCCCAGGCACCGCTTTGATCCGTGCATCCGCCGGGAAGTAAAGGTCAACAAGTATCAGTTCGCCCGGTTTGAGAACGTGGATTACAGCGTGCCGCGACAGTGTGCGTTTCAGACGGTGAGCGTCAAAGGTTACGTTGACCGTGTGGAAATGGTCTTTAAGGGAACTGTGGTGGCAACCCATCAAAGAAGCTATGAGAAAGGGTGTCAGATTCTTAACCCGTTGCATTACCTCGCAGCTTTGGGGCGGCGACCGGCTGCGTTAGATCATTCCAACGTCTACCGTCAGTGGAAGCTACCGCCGGTGTTTGACGAACTTCGCGAACGGCTGGAAAACCGGCATGGCTTATGTGCGGGAGCAAAACAATATGTACGAGTGCTACAGCTATTGTCCGCACATCCAGTCCAGCGCGTCCAGAAAACCATCGAACAGTTGCGTGGCCCCGAAGGAGCGGATGCCGACCGGATCATTCGCCGGGTCAAACGCAGTACCGCGCATGCCCGCAATCAGCCTGATTTCTCTCCGGCAACTCTGAGCAAAGAAGAATTGAGTCGTCCGGAGGTCTTGTCGGTACAGGTTCCCTGTCCGAGCCTGAACCATTTTGATTTGTTTCTTTCTACGTCAACACAAGGAGATCATCGTGCCCCCACAAACAATACAGAAGAAAAACGATCCGAATCTACTGCTGCAGAGCAATCTCAAGCAGTTAAGGTTACCGGCCATGAATGCGGAGTTCGAGAAGTTGGCCCACGAAGCGGCCAACTCAAATCAGACGTTCGAGCAATATCTGCTGCAGTTGACTGA
- the istB gene encoding IS21-like element helper ATPase IstB encodes MNAEFEKLAHEAANSNQTFEQYLLQLTELEVAARSTNALTSRIKQAQFPVEKGLEDYDFAAMKSVNKQKVLELARGEWVRQHTNLCLLGQPGTGKTHLAIALGLAACREGIRTKFFTAAALVNQLETAQQQYSLERLLNRLDKLDLLIVDELGYLSFSRAGAELLFQVFADRYERRSLLITSNLAFSDWGQIFQGERMTAALLDRLTHHCEIFEMNGESYRFKESMKQKKPPRKKA; translated from the coding sequence ATGAATGCGGAGTTCGAGAAGTTGGCCCACGAAGCGGCCAACTCAAATCAGACGTTCGAGCAATATCTGCTGCAGTTGACTGAACTGGAAGTGGCGGCACGGTCCACGAATGCGCTGACCAGCCGGATCAAACAGGCTCAGTTCCCAGTGGAAAAAGGGCTGGAAGATTACGACTTCGCGGCCATGAAATCAGTCAACAAACAGAAGGTGTTGGAGCTGGCCCGTGGTGAATGGGTCCGGCAACATACCAATCTCTGTCTGCTTGGTCAGCCGGGAACGGGCAAAACCCATCTGGCGATTGCACTGGGCCTGGCCGCCTGTCGTGAAGGAATCCGAACGAAATTCTTCACCGCTGCGGCACTCGTCAATCAACTGGAAACCGCGCAACAGCAATACAGTCTGGAGCGTCTCCTGAACAGGCTCGACAAGCTCGATCTGCTGATTGTCGACGAGCTGGGTTATCTGTCTTTCAGCCGTGCTGGTGCGGAACTACTGTTCCAGGTGTTTGCTGATCGTTATGAAAGACGAAGTCTGCTGATCACCAGCAACCTCGCCTTCAGCGACTGGGGCCAGATCTTTCAGGGCGAACGGATGACGGCAGCACTTTTGGATCGATTAACGCACCATTGTGAAATATTTGAGATGAATGGTGAAAGCTATCGGTTCAAAGAGTCGATGAAACAAAAGAAGCCACCTCGCAAAAAAGCCTGA
- a CDS encoding DUF1559 domain-containing protein has protein sequence MKRLRRGFTLIELLVVIAIIAILIALLLPAVQMAREAARRTQCKNHLKQLGLALHNYHETHSRLPLLAADSLYGYSPSAQLLPHLEQGNLHDLIDFREPLLTGPAWAATINPALEVVAQQALPVFMCPSDAGSVFYADENGTIWAGSNYMVNGGSGQSLAYCTSENDGLFWRGSSTRFRDITDGTSNTIFMAETLFGDRGPDTATLLNADRQMKRVSGGGPCSATSDDLTGRGATQYEGRRAASWIRALGYNTLVHGYYPPNSPHPDVTHHGEVISGARSLHIGGANVLLCDGSVRFVSENVHLQTLRDLFGRADGNVLGEF, from the coding sequence ATGAAACGTCTGCGAAGAGGATTTACTTTGATTGAGTTGCTGGTAGTGATTGCCATCATTGCGATTCTGATTGCGTTACTGCTGCCGGCTGTCCAGATGGCGCGCGAGGCGGCACGGCGGACTCAATGCAAGAACCATCTGAAGCAACTGGGACTGGCGCTGCATAATTATCATGAAACACACTCGCGTCTGCCTTTATTAGCCGCTGATTCGCTGTATGGATATTCTCCTTCGGCGCAGCTGCTGCCTCATCTTGAACAGGGAAACCTGCATGATCTGATTGATTTCCGGGAACCGCTGTTAACGGGGCCTGCCTGGGCGGCGACGATCAATCCGGCGCTGGAAGTCGTGGCGCAGCAGGCTTTGCCCGTGTTTATGTGTCCCAGTGATGCGGGCTCGGTTTTTTACGCTGATGAGAATGGAACGATCTGGGCCGGATCAAATTATATGGTGAATGGTGGCTCGGGGCAGAGTCTTGCATATTGCACCAGCGAAAACGACGGGTTGTTCTGGCGCGGCTCTTCTACCCGCTTTCGCGATATTACGGACGGGACATCGAACACGATTTTCATGGCGGAAACTCTGTTTGGAGATCGAGGTCCGGATACGGCGACTCTGCTGAATGCGGATCGTCAAATGAAACGTGTGAGTGGTGGTGGCCCCTGCTCTGCAACATCTGACGATCTCACAGGACGAGGCGCGACTCAATATGAGGGAAGACGCGCGGCGAGCTGGATTCGTGCTCTGGGCTATAACACGCTGGTACACGGCTATTATCCGCCCAATTCTCCCCACCCGGATGTGACACATCATGGGGAGGTGATTTCAGGGGCACGCAGTCTGCATATTGGCGGCGCGAATGTTCTGCTTTGCGACGGGAGTGTGCGGTTTGTGAGCGAGAATGTTCATCTGCAGACGCTACGTGACCTGTTTGGTCGTGCGGACGGGAATGTACTCGGCGAATTTTGA
- a CDS encoding GNAT family N-acetyltransferase, with amino-acid sequence MKPITIRQAVLSDLDALAPLFDSYRQFYGRASDITAAREFLLNRFQQEESVLFLASQEEKRLGFTQLYPSFSSVSLARTFLLNDLFVIPEGRRKGIATRLLSVAADYARGVNAIRLSLSTEVTNATAQALYESAGWKQDTQFLVYHFQL; translated from the coding sequence ATGAAACCGATCACCATCAGACAGGCTGTTCTCTCCGACCTTGATGCGCTCGCGCCTCTGTTCGACAGTTATCGTCAGTTCTATGGACGCGCCAGCGACATCACTGCCGCCCGGGAGTTCCTGCTGAACCGCTTTCAACAGGAAGAGTCTGTCCTGTTTCTCGCCAGTCAAGAAGAAAAACGTCTGGGCTTCACTCAGCTGTATCCTTCATTTTCATCAGTTTCGCTCGCCCGCACCTTCCTCTTGAATGATCTGTTCGTGATTCCGGAAGGGCGGCGCAAGGGTATCGCGACGCGACTCCTCTCAGTAGCTGCGGATTACGCGCGCGGTGTCAACGCAATTCGTCTTTCTCTCTCCACTGAGGTCACCAATGCAACAGCGCAAGCCCTCTATGAGTCCGCTGGCTGGAAACAGGATACACAGTTCCTGGTCTATCATTTCCAGCTTTAG
- a CDS encoding DUF1003 domain-containing protein yields the protein MMTNTRTYMCEVCSKTFHHRGVISAPLVRKPITELIQLDFPNWSDTSYFCHVDLSSYRAKGVHTLLESERGELSRLDREILAAMQNHDLISSNVEHEFDQSWSLGDKMADQLATWGGSWSFLILFAIFMTIWILLNSVVLLWQPVDPYPFILLNLLLSCLAAIQAPIILMSQNRQETKDRRRAQNDYQINLKAELEIKLIHEKLDHILSRQWEKLMQIQELQIEQLSEINNIKKRSS from the coding sequence ATCATGACAAACACCAGAACATACATGTGTGAGGTCTGCTCGAAAACGTTTCACCACCGTGGAGTGATTTCAGCCCCCCTGGTGAGAAAGCCGATCACAGAACTGATCCAGCTTGATTTCCCCAACTGGTCGGACACCAGTTATTTCTGCCATGTTGATTTATCCAGCTACCGCGCGAAGGGTGTGCACACTCTGCTGGAATCGGAACGGGGTGAGCTGAGCCGGCTTGATCGAGAAATCTTAGCCGCGATGCAGAATCATGATCTGATCTCATCGAACGTGGAACATGAATTTGATCAGTCATGGTCGCTAGGCGACAAGATGGCAGACCAGCTTGCAACCTGGGGAGGCAGCTGGTCCTTTCTGATTCTGTTTGCTATCTTTATGACCATCTGGATCCTGCTCAATTCCGTCGTACTGCTCTGGCAACCCGTTGACCCTTATCCCTTCATCCTGTTAAACCTGCTGCTCTCCTGTCTCGCCGCCATCCAGGCTCCCATCATTCTCATGAGTCAGAATCGGCAGGAAACAAAAGACCGACGTCGCGCACAAAATGACTATCAGATTAATCTGAAAGCAGAGCTCGAAATCAAACTGATTCATGAAAAACTGGACCATATCCTCTCCCGGCAGTGGGAAAAGCTGATGCAGATACAGGAACTGCAGATTGAACAGCTCTCTGAGATAAATAATATTAAAAAGCGGTCATCCTGA